The proteins below are encoded in one region of Leptolyngbya sp. CCY15150:
- a CDS encoding Uma2 family endonuclease, whose product MIAVPSHSPKLTPTEYFAWEEQQLCRHEYINGEVFAMSGGTQNHSRIALKVAAFLDNHLSNGSCRVFNSDCRVNLAGTNDYTYPDASVSCDPRDKTTTQYITYPCLIAEVLSESTEAYDRGNKFFRYRQNPQLQDYVLVSSQEIAIDLYRKGNDGRWEIINYRAGDIVEWQSVNLSFPIEQVYRGIDFSEVTL is encoded by the coding sequence ATGATTGCAGTTCCGAGCCATTCTCCCAAGTTAACACCCACTGAATATTTCGCTTGGGAAGAGCAGCAATTATGTCGCCACGAGTACATCAATGGCGAAGTTTTTGCCATGAGTGGAGGAACCCAAAATCACAGCCGGATTGCCTTAAAAGTTGCGGCTTTCTTGGATAATCACTTGTCTAATGGCAGTTGTCGAGTCTTTAACTCTGATTGCAGGGTTAATCTGGCAGGAACCAATGATTACACCTATCCTGATGCCAGTGTTAGCTGTGACCCCAGAGATAAAACTACAACGCAATATATTACCTATCCTTGCCTAATCGCTGAAGTTTTGTCTGAGAGTACAGAAGCTTACGACCGGGGCAACAAGTTTTTTCGCTATCGCCAGAATCCACAATTGCAAGATTATGTCTTGGTTAGTTCTCAGGAAATTGCGATCGACCTTTACCGCAAAGGCAATGACGGGCGGTGGGAAATTATCAATTATCGGGCTGGAGATATCGTGGAATGGCAATCGGTCAATTTGAGTTTTCCCATTGAGCAAGTTTATCGTGGGATTGACTTTTCAGAGGTCACACTTTAG